The genomic region CTTGCATCTTATAAGCATCTTAATCAAATGCACTCAGACAAGTTAAATACTAGTTTACTACGTATTATGCTCATACTCCTCAGCACCTATGATTTTTTGCGAGTTAGAATTATACCAACAATCGACCCAATTAATGCAATTGGTGCAATTCTTACAAATAACCATTCAATGCCGTGTAAAATTGTTCCTGCAACAGCTAAATCAGGCTTACTATAATTCCATCCCAAATAAGAACTATCTAAGAAATATAAAATCACAAAAATTGCTACAATAATTGCACACACCGAAATAAATATCCAGTGAACTAGTTTTCTGCTTCTTACACTTTTTTGTGACAACTGTAAGTTAATAACCTCTAATTTTTCTGAAATTACTTTGAGATCACCTTCTCTTTCTTCTGCTATAGTTTCACCAAACATTGTGCTTACTGGAATTTCAAGAACTTCTGACATAGTTACTAACGTTTCAGAATCTGGAACTGATAATCCTTTTTCCCATTTTGAAATAGTTTGTCGTACGACATTCAACTTAATAGCAAGTTCTTCTTGTGAAAGTCCT from Tannockella kyphosi harbors:
- a CDS encoding helix-turn-helix domain-containing protein — protein: MLSENIKTIRKSKGLSQEELAIKLNVVRQTISKWEKGLSVPDSETLVTMSEVLEIPVSTMFGETIAEEREGDLKVISEKLEVINLQLSQKSVRSRKLVHWIFISVCAIIVAIFVILYFLDSSYLGWNYSKPDLAVAGTILHGIEWLFVRIAPIALIGSIVGIILTRKKS